A window of the Nycticebus coucang isolate mNycCou1 chromosome 3, mNycCou1.pri, whole genome shotgun sequence genome harbors these coding sequences:
- the CD70 gene encoding CD70 antigen has product MQGRPAAMAEDGSSCQVPRLAWRCVLNALFLLCLGIGIYCLLCNLSLCPQQQQLGSPGWDIAELQLNYTGPQQDPRLHWQAGPELGRSFLHGLELDNGQLRIHRDGIYRLHIQVTLANCSSRRTTTPRRASLIVGICAPTTHTISLLRLSFHQGCTVTSQRLVPLAQGDILCTNLTLPLLPSQNSDETFFGIQWVHT; this is encoded by the exons ATGCAGGGCCGGCCGGCAGCGATGGCGGAGGACGGCTCTAGCTGCCAGGTGCCCCGCCTGGCGTGGCGGTGCGTCCTGAATGCTCTGTTCCTGCTGTGTCTTGGTATAGGGATCTACTGCTTGCTCTGCAATCTCTCACTGTGcccgcagcagcagcagctcggGTCACCTGGG TGGGACATAGCTGAGCTGCAGCTGAATTACACAG GACCTCAGCAAGACCCCAGGCTGCACTGGCAAGCGGGTCCAGAACTTGGCCGCTCCTTCTTGCATGGACTAGAACTGGACAATGGACAGCTGCGTATCCATCGTGATGGCATCTACAGGCTGCACATCCAGGTGACACTGGCCAACTGCTCTTCCAGGCGAACCACCACACCCCGCAGGGCCTCCTTGATTGTGGGCATCTGTGCCCCCACCACCCACACCATCAGCCTACTACGCCTCAGCTTCCACCAGGGTTGTACCGTGACCTCCCAGCGCCTGGTTCCTCTGGCCCAAGGGGACATCCTCTGCACCAATCTCACTTTGCCACTGCTGCCCTCCCAAAATTCTGACGAAACCTTCTTTGGCATTCAGTGGGTGCACACTTGA